The window GGCTCCAGACGACGGTGCCAGTCGCCGCCCGCGCCATAACACCAGGCCACCGCATCCGCGATCCAGAGCAATTCGTCCTGAGTGCTGTTCCGGTGTTCGTAAGCGAGAGCCGTCCCGGTCACGTGTTTCCTGAGGGCGGACAGGATCGTCACACGGTCGCAGCTGCGCCGAGCCCGTTCCTCACCTTGCCCGCAGGTCGCGAGGTACACCCGAACTGCGAGCCGTTCCGCGGCCAGACGGGAAATGATCGCTTTACGTCGCGCGGGAGTCTCCTTCTTGAAGTGCAGTTCGTACTGCCCTGGCAGCAACATTCCGCGCAACAGCTTGCGCAGCCTGTGCAGGTCCCGCGCATCGACGAAGGCGGCGGCAACGAGGTAATGGCGGTTTCTGCGGGATTCGTCAGCGAAGACGTGCAACGTCACCCAAGATAGATCGACTTGCGGCCCTTTCGGCTGGATCGCTAGAACGGGTGTTCGCCCTGGGCGAGAACGGTGGCAGCGGCAGGCGAGTGCGGCAATGGTGGGCCCATGCGACTCCTTGTTCTCGGTGGTACCCGTTTCCTCAGCCATTCCGTCGCCGCGGAGGGTGTGCGGCGGGGGTTCGACGTGGTGTGCGCGGCGAGAGGTGAGTCGGGCCGAGTGCCGGACGGCGCCCAGCTGGTCAAGGTGGACCGGGACGCCGACGACGGCCTCGACGCGCTGACCGGCGACTTCGACGCCGTGGTCGACGTGGCCCGGCTGTCGTACTCCTGGGTGCGGCGGGCGCTCGACACGCTCGGCGGCCGGGCGGGGCACTGGACGTTCGTCTCCTCCATCAGCGCCTACGCCGACCACCGCACCGGCAGCGACGAACTGCTTCCTCCGCGCGAGGTGGACGACGTCCAGGAGCTGTACGGCAACATCAAGGTCGCGAGCGAGAACGCCGTCCTCGCCGCACGTCCCGACGCCTTCATCCTGCGGTCCGGCTTGATCACCGGACCCGGTGACGGCAGCGACCGCTTCGGTTACTGGCCCGCCCGGATGGCGCGCGGCGGTCGGGTCGCGGTGCCCGAGGTGGACCAGCAGATGAGCTATGTGGACACCCGGGACCTGGCCGCGTGGATCGTCGACGCCGCCGTGAAGGGGCTCAAGGGGACGTTCGACGGCAATGGTCCCGCCGTCCCGCTCGGTGAGCTGCTGCGCGGGATCGCGGACGCGGTCGGCACCGACGTCGAGTTGGTGCCGGTGCCGGAGTCGGTCCTCGTTGACCAGAAGATCGCTCCGTGGTCCGGCCCGCGGTCGCTGCCGCTGTGGCTGCCCGAGGACTTCAAAATGATGGGCGCCCGCGACCCCGGACCGGCGCTGGCCGCGGGCCTGAACCCGATGCCGCTCGCCGACGCCGTGGCCGGTGCCCTGGAGCACGAGCGTTCCCTGGGGCTCGACCGCGAGCGCAAGGCGGGACTTTCGCCGCGAGAAGAGACCGATTTGCTGGCTGCGCTTTAGCCCGCGAAGCGGCAAGCTCGACCGCATGGAGTCGTTCGATTACATCGTGGTCGGTGCGGGCAGTGCGGGTTGCGTCCTCGCGGGGAGGCTGACCGAGGACCCGAGCGTGCGGGTCCTGCTGCTGGAGGCGGGCGGGGCGGACGACGCCGACGAGATCAAGATCCCGGCGGCGTTCTCCACCCTGTTCAAGACCCGGTGGGACTGGAACTACGAGACCGTCGAGCAGAAGCACCTGGGTGGCCGCACGGCGTACTGGCCGCGGATGAAGGCGCTCGGCGGGTGCTCGTCGATGAACGCGATGATCTACATCCGCGGCAACCGCGCCGACTACGACACCTGGCGTGACCAGCACGGCGCCACCGGCTGGGGCTACGACGACGTGCTCCCGTACTTCGTGAGGGCCGAGCGGAACTCCCGCCTCGACGGGCCGCTGCACGGCCGGAGCGGTCCGCTGCACGTCGAGGACCGGCGGTACACCCACGAGCTGAGCGCCGCGTGGGTGGAGGCGTCGGGCCTGAAACCGAACGACGACTTCAACGGCGCCGAGCAGGAGGGCGCCGGGCTCTACCAGGTCACCTGCAGGCGCGGCCGCCGCTGGTCGACCGCCGACGCCTACCTGCGCCCGGCCATGACCCGCCCGAACCTGGTCGTGCGCACGCGCG is drawn from Actinokineospora alba and contains these coding sequences:
- a CDS encoding Rossmann-fold NAD(P)-binding domain-containing protein; its protein translation is MRLLVLGGTRFLSHSVAAEGVRRGFDVVCAARGESGRVPDGAQLVKVDRDADDGLDALTGDFDAVVDVARLSYSWVRRALDTLGGRAGHWTFVSSISAYADHRTGSDELLPPREVDDVQELYGNIKVASENAVLAARPDAFILRSGLITGPGDGSDRFGYWPARMARGGRVAVPEVDQQMSYVDTRDLAAWIVDAAVKGLKGTFDGNGPAVPLGELLRGIADAVGTDVELVPVPESVLVDQKIAPWSGPRSLPLWLPEDFKMMGARDPGPALAAGLNPMPLADAVAGALEHERSLGLDRERKAGLSPREETDLLAAL